CAcatttaattggttttttttttattatctttttttctataaaaaaaagttaacgaCAAAAATTAACAGCACACTAACAGAAGACTTAAttggaaaggaatgaaatttaaagaattaaaatgacaaaacttaaatttataaaactgaaatgaaaaatgatgaaaCTTAGAGAGTGAGGTTTGCATTTTATCAAACTTgacaaatattttgatttttaaataatttttgagAGGTGAtatgtctataacatttttacaataaattcacaacaaatcataagtggtcagttgttattggttcaaatttgaacctaatattaagattatttttttgtcccaATAATAATAGCCAGTAATAACTTgttacttaagatttgttgtaaaaatgttgtgaaatattGTGACCATAtcatttctccttttttttttctttctcttttggcaattaaatattaaaaacaagttGGTATTTATCAAATGCTAGTTAGCCACGTGCTTAAAACTTTTAGATAGATTATATTTAGTAGAAGGATActtcaaaataggaaaatagagATCACCGACGGACATTGATCAATACTTTATCGTAAGTTTGTAACATTTAAAACTCCCTTTCTTTCTACTTTTGCTAATCACTTTTTGGGACATGAATGCgcagagatttttttttttttttgaggggggtttttacaattttttaaatcaacTCTTACTTTACggaagcaaaaagaaaaggccaaCAAGAAACAACCTGGTCCAACTGTCTCAGCTGCCCAGCATCTTCTTGTGACCTCAACGCGCTTATTCGGGTCGGGTTATGTCCTACACCATCTCAATCCTACGGTTCAGATCTGCTTCTCCGTAGACTGGGTCCCACACGCCAGTCTAAAAGCAAATCTTCGCCCACACTCATAAATATTCGCTATAGCTCGTCAACGACTACAAGTAACGAACCTACCTCGCGAAAGTCACGATTAATGTCCAGGAGCGCACACTCACACAAACAGTAATTTTTGCTGCAAATTATGAGTTATGACCGGCCATTCAAAACTTGCCACGTGatgtaaaaaattgtataattttttgtgatacTGTCATATTTTACATGACTATTACCACAATTTGCGCAGTAAGTAATGAAGGAAGAATAATATATTTAGGTAGATATATCTCTCAACCATTCGAGctagacatataaaatattgtgtaaatattttggtactttttttaatttgaaaaatatagtgtttataatattttgattgttataggtggataaaaaataatttatattttaaattcaaattagaaccaataacaaactactatttataatttgttttaaaaatattatgatattgTTACTTGGATCTTGTTAAGTCtttaatggttgtataagaaatctgaggttcaatctctgcctacttcaaaaattaattagtgtcttaatttgataataaagagttattataaGAAACGGACCCATAGATTtaaattctctaaaaataaaaaagccttattaatttaattttttatttcgtTCTCTCAGCATTTTTCAAAAGTCGGAGGGAGGAAAACGCGCACTTTTGTCAGCTCTTGTTCCTCTTTGCTCCGAAATTTCCATCACGCGCTACAAACGCGTGAAACCCCTCTCTCTAACCCAACAACTACCGCACTTGAAAATTCAGCCCAATTTCAATTTCCCATTTTAAGTCAGACTTCAATATCCAATTCCcaaaagttctctctctctctctctctctctctctctttctccgcAAGCAAAGCACAATTTTGAGACAATGGAAACGAAAGCGGCGGTGAGATTCACATTGGGGAAGCAGTCGTCGATGGCACCGGAGAGGCACGACTCCTCGGCGGCGGCGGTGGAGGAGACTGATGACGTGGAGAGACCAATCGATCCAGAAGTGAGGCTGATGTACTCGGCGAACGAAGGCGACCTGGACGGGATCAGAGAGCTATTGGATTCCGGCGTCAACGTCAACTTCAAGGACAGCGACGGCCGCACGGCTCTCCACGTGGCAGCCTGCAATGGACTCGCCGACGTCGTTTCGCTCTTGCTTGACCGTGGCTCTGAACTCGATCCCAGTGATTGCTGGGGCAGCACAGTTAGTATAATTAACCaattaactaactaactaactaactaactaacatCCACATATTTagtatacattttaatttttttttccctctataaAACAGCCTCTTGCAGATGCTATATATTACAAAAAGCACGATGTGATTAAGCTCTTGGAGAAGCGTGGTGCTAAGCCACTCgtatgtgtttttgtttttgaattggaaatcatttcattgattttgtgtttttttttaaaaaaaaaaaatttatttcgaAATTGGTGACTGTGATTTTGACTGCTCAGATGGCACCAATGCACGTTAGACATGCCCGTGAAGTTCCCGAATACGAAATCGATCCCAAGGAAATTGATTTTACCGATAGTGTCGAAATTACCAAggtactgttttttttttactgcaCTCTTTTGTTATCGAAAATATTCAAAGAATTACTATTATTTTCGTTGCTTGCTTTGTTTGGTGAACCTGGATAATTTACTAGAGAGCTTGAATGGTTCAAATCACTTTGCTTAAGTTTCACTAATTTCTATGAAACTCagtacagtattttcagtacATTTAAGTGGGcttcttttaatatttgaatatcGTTGATTGTCAATGGTCGGTCGGCAcattcataaatttttattatttttggtgaaatagtttagggtttaaattGGGTTGGATTATTGTAGACTCAATGTTTTAGGGGCTTTCTTGAGAGTGGTGGAAAGAATGTAAAACCCATCtgtatttttccttaaaaaaaaaaaaaaaagaaaagaaaaaagagtagagagtttagctacaaagttggttatatcatcaaattaaagatcaatagctatatcatcaataaattgtttaaattacaagtttttgtagtttaaaattatgcatataatataagcttatagatcatataataaaaaatatccgattaacacaaaatttgacatatttaTTAAGAACGTAAACAACAttcaattcaatggttagatttttaaaatatgtagtaatttttattttattgagtaatttttattttatcattatgtaatttttggaACCTTTTTATACAATTTTGGGGTCCTTTTATTGCAAAACTGTTGTATGTGCCGGGTGCATACGCCCTTTGTCTCACTGACAGGGCAAGACCCACGAGTGTGGGGCCCACCTGTCAGTGAGACAAAGGTCTTATGGGCTCGGTGCATGAGATACCTtctccctttgtttttttttttttttttgtttttttaatgtgatGGGGGCTTAGGTCTATGCCTggagctagctagctagctctGTGAATGAATGAAAGTTTTGCTGACCACTTTTGGGTTTAAATTTGGTAGTCTTATGAAAagttattttcaattattatcCTTCTCAAGCTGCGGGAATAGCTTTGTTTAGAGTTTTGataggaataaaaaattttagtttgaccAAATATACTAGTTTGTGTCATTTTGTCTTGTTAATTACCTTCCTCTTGTATTGAATTTACCAATTtggtatgaaaaaaaaatgtctaggGAACCTTCCATTTAGCATTGTGGCGTGGCATACAGGTTGCTGTCAAAAGGCTTGAAGAGGAACTGATTAGTGATGACGAAAAAGTGTGAGTTGCTCAtggattacaaaaaaaattgtgctaAAAATTCTTTCCCATATTTTGACGGACTCTTTAAAGCGGTTGGTTTTCTGCAGGAAGTCGTTCAGGGATGAGCTTGCATTGCTTCAAAAGATACGACATCCAAATGTAGTGCAATTTCTGGGTGCTGTCACTCAAAGTAGTCCTATGATGATTGTGACGGAATATCTgcccaaggttttttttttttttttcccgctCATCCTTTGATTGGTTAGCATATAATAGAATTTTCTATTGATTTACTCAGTAAGTGGCTCTCTCATGATTTTAAGTCGTTTGCATATGTTGAGTGTTCTTATCTTTTATACTCTGTTTATGGATAGAAATTGTACTGCTTGTAGTGATATATGCATATATGAGTCGGAAAGTGTTAGAGAATTAAGAAGAGAGTATTATGGGTTGTACCCTTGTGTTTTATGAGTAGTACTCTTCTAGAACAGGTCAGGAAGTTTCTAGGTGGTGAGCTGTCCCAATcaagaatattaatttttttattgtaatcaCATTTTCCTATATAAGAAATGTTGAATAAGAGGGCTGCAAAGAAATAGAATTTCCAGGACCTTCTTTCAATATCTCATTCTTATTGGCACTCTTGGTGTTTTAATGGAGATAGTTAGGGCTCAAATCCACCCACCCCCAACTATCGATGTATGGAAGAAAAACAGAGAGGAGCAAGAGGAATGAATCTTATGTCTCCTAAAAAATTGTCCTCTATAGTCTTTGTATGGGGTGTTGCATGGAAAGTGGTTATAGAAGGTTAGAAGCAGTGATCTAAAACATGGAGAGAATTTCTTAAATCGGGCATAGTGTATTTTAAGGCATTGTGAAAGAGCCTTATTTATGGTGATATATCTTAGGAAGCACAGGCATGGACGCGGGTACGGGTGCGGATGTGAAATAGTGACATGAGaaatttctgaaaaattataacaataaacaGCCGTTATGATACCCGTATGGTACAACACTGGTACAACACCCTAAATGAAGTGTCTGTGCTTCCTAGGATATATCAAGGGGCTTGGTCTGTTTGTTGACTGCAGAAgctattattaaatatttactGTGTATGAGGGCATTATGGAAAGCTTAAAATGTAATCACTGGTAAGGACGTTTTGGTGCATAACCATTTTGTTGGTTGGTATCAATTCAAGGTAGAGGCTTCGCCTTTATGGAAATAAATTGGTGCTCAGTCAGATCAGAGGTGCTTTCTCACCATCTATAGCTGTTGTTACTCATCATCCCTTTATTTAAAGTGCATGGTCCTAAATGAAGCCTGCATGGGCTAAAATTAGTGAACTACTTAATTTTCTAGCCTAGGTTTAGTCAATTTATTTTGGTCAGCActacaaaatttgattttgttccATCCTGGATGGCATTTACTATAGCGTATATcctcttttttgttattatcatCGTGGAAATTAAATTGTACACAATGTGTTATGCTACACTATGGCAGTGTGCCTTTGTAATCTTGCTTTCCTTTAGtccttgatttttttgtttgttttttaaagatatgcttgtaatatgtgtgtgtgtaaatatataactaattggtggtaataaaagttaaaatcaTCATATGAAATTCTTTCGTATAATTATTTTGCCACAATTGGTGCAGGGAGATCTTCGAGCATTCTTGAAGAAAAAAGGGGCTTTAAAGCCAACAACAGCCGTGAGATTTGCACTTGATATTGCAaggtctctttcttttttcttatgcTATTGAAGAATTACAACGATTGCTTGTTCTGAATTGTTAGTATGATTACAGTAGTCATTTTTAATGTGAGAATTATAACTAATAGTACATAAACGTAATAACTGTGGGTTTTTTGGAATATTCTATGAAGTGAATGGAGATttatcttatttacttttccactaaAAAGTCTTCTGATTAGTTATCAATTTCACTTGTTTATGTACTGAATAATAGCTAGAGTTGATGTTAAATAGGTAGTAGCTCATGCCTGACTGAAGAAAGCACAAAGCAGACACCTCCTTCAAAATTCTACCTGTAATATGTAGAAAATAGTCGTCGATGACGAAAGATAAGGATCATGACGATGACAAACTacaataaagagaagttttaaaGAACTgaataaaggaaagaaatatGCCAATAGATTAAGTTTTTTACTGAATTAGTTctaaagaaaggaaaggaaaggaaaggagataTTTATATTAGATTCTAACAATATATGGCTTCTTATCAGTTGGTTGTGCTTATTGTTCAGAATCACTAtcaaatttcttgtattttgagAGACACTGGACTTAAAATTCATTATGGCATATGAGATATGGTCTTTGAAACCCATTTTGTGCATAAAGATTGAAACTTGATAAATACCTaatttgttaaaagaaaaattctttttagattttgacactatttttaGCTTCAAGTTTTCATTTTAGGCTCTTctttagaaaagaaataaaattgtactTATATTAAGTTTAACAGTTTGATGATCGAAATGATTGTTGCATAACATGTCATCTGGCAAAAAGAAAACAGTATGTGCAAATCACCATTTGGTTGATAAACTAAGCATTGTGCATTGATCAGGTCTATTTTCTGCTTGTTTCTTGATTCTTGGCATGGGAACATGAtaaactaacatttttttttggggatattttCCCATGTGACATTGCCTTTGGAAATTTTCAGGGGAATGAATTATTTGCATGAGAATAAGCCACCAATAATTCACCGTGATCTTGAGCCTTCGTgagttttcttcttcaacttgAACTCTCTTGAAACACCTTCTAGGATTAgcattataatattttcagttgAAAATCCACTATAAGCTAATTTTCTGAAACTgctggcttttattttttatttttgccttCTTTATGTTTCTTACGAGTAAGATAACAGAAATATATTGCGGGATGATTCTGGGCACCTCAAAGTTGCTGACTTTGGAGTTAGCAAGTTGATGACAGTTAAAGAAGATAGGCCTCTTACTTGTCAAGAAACTTCTtgtgagtgatttttttttgtcataatttttctcAATGTGGTTGAGATCTTGCATGACTATGAatataatatttcaataaaatgcACACTTGATGAATTTTCATTCGTCATTGCAATGTGTTAATGTTAATTTGTAATTGACAGGCCGATACATTGCTCCAGAGGTTTACACAAATGAAGAATACGATACCAAAGTGGATGTATTCtcatttgctttaattttgcaAGAGGTAAGAAGTACTCTCATCCTATATTTCTAAACTCTTAATATATCTCAAAGTGTTAGCTCCTTCTATATCTcttgtttaaaatttgttgacCATTGAagtataaaaaatcaaattcttaTAAACAACATCGCTGGCGGTATAAGCTACCTTAACAGCCAAAATTTCTCTttcccaccccccccccccttcttaaTTTATAACTTCTTCCTATCCTTTGTCATAATGTTGACATGATCTCGACTTATTGTTTCCttattctttgttcttcttttgtACTTCTAGAACATTTCTTCAGGGAATCTTACCCAAAACagataaaattttctaaattcttAGTTAGGaactaaaagaaaaactctattaatgaagagaaataatatttGCCTTTCTAAATAATCAATCTATATTTTAACAATCTTTTTATGTGATTGATGTTGCTTGCTTTAGCCCAAATGGCACTTCCACCACTTAAGAACAAAATGGTGGGTTAGAGATCGCAGGTTTCAATCTTGCTGGATGTGTGAGTTATACTaccaaccaaccaaaaaagAGTGTATCCAAAGTGCAGATTTATTCTGCAGTTTGGGTAGAAACTATTGTGTCTCACGGGTATTCCTTGGATTGTTTAACACATTGAACTTATTTTAGATGATCTTGGAAGACAATTTGTACACTGATTTGGGAAGTGTTGGTGGTCATCTCCTTTCTCTATCACTCTGTTTGACACTGCAATTCCCTTTTACAACTTTGTTCAGCCATGCTACATATTCattccttcttttctcctaattCATTATGTAATAATAAGCTAGACTTCAtactttgttctttttaaatGGTAAGTGTGATCAGTTGAGACTTTATGGGGTCTTACTCTTATCTTATGCTTTTTCGTTAAATTCAATTTGGTCATAACAGGCTTGACTAGTGACATTTGCAATATCCTGTGCTTCAGATGATTGAAGGCTGTCCGCCTTTTTCTGCCAAACAAGAAAATGAAGTTCCTAAAGTATATGTTGCAAAAGAGCGTCCTCCTTTCAATTCTCCAGCAAAGTATTATGCACATGGACTTAAAGAGTAAGTCCTATATGCTTCTCTGATATATTAATGTATGTCAGCTTTCAGTATTTGTTAATGGTAAATGACATAAGTTTTATGCTACTTTATTTCATAACTTGTAAACGTTTTTGGTAAACCTACATTGTGTCCTTTGctttcatcaacaaaaaatatagtttagtCCAAAGTTCTTGCTTTGGTAAAAAGTCGACACTTGGGAGTGGCATTTTGTTATCAAATATGATGATTATCAGTTAATTCTGTGTGGATCCTGATTTAGTATTGCCTTTTACTTATATGAGGGCATGAAGTCAATATGTGAACTCTTtggcaataaaataaaaaaaaaactacataatctaaattatttttataaggttAGTGAGAAACAGTCCTAAGTTGAATGACTTGCCAAAAACTTGAAGGTCCTAAGTTCCATCTGTTAGATACTACTGCCAATTAGTTTGTAAGAAGATCTCTGTTGGTTGTGTGGcaatttgtttttggtttagGCAGTGTGGCTTTGTCTTGGGTTCAACACACTATTGGACTATGGGATTTCCGGGGTGTCTCATGTTGGGAGTGGAATAGTCTGACCAAAGGTTGAGACACCACTTCCTtttattacccaaaaaaaaaaaaaaatagcgaGAAATGGCTTGAAGAAAAGGTTAGTGGTTAGGCAACATTGGTAGCAGTATAATGGACATCAATATCTATCTCCtgttttaatgttattttgtCTCTACTTCTGTCACCGGACTTCTATTTTGATATGTttgtcctctttttttttttttgcctgaCGAGAATTTTCTGATTTAACATGACTATGGACTGCCAATCAAAGTTGGTCCTTTATAGGAATattgtcttttttattgtttttgaatGTGGATGGGTGTAAGGTCATAGATATACATCTGATCATTTCTGCTTACAGGTTAATTGAGGAGTGCTGGAGTGAGAAGCCAGCTAGAAGACCAACATTTCGACAAGTCATAACAAGGCTGGATTCCATACACAACAGTCTTGCTCATAAAAGGCGTTGGAAGGTTTATACACTCTCTCTTTGTGTGTTTGGGAGTATTGGGGTGGTGTAGCTGTAGGTGTAGGTGggtgcatgcatgcatgcagtTAACAGTAAGTTTCATGGTTAAAACTTGATCGGTTCTATGTAGAGAAACgaagagggaagagagaaaacatGAGAGTTTAAGTGGTTAGCCCTTGTGTCCTACATCCATGGAACAAGAGCTCAAAAGACTACATCTTCACTTAGAGAATGATACATTACAATAGAACCCATTTTTATAATGGGAATCACATACataaatcaatcacaattttgaTTTGATAGCTTCAATCTCACAATTTCATCAGAcaatcaatttcttaatttattcCAATCCCATGATCTTCTCCAAGAATCAATGCCTTGATTTGGTCTTCAATAATATGGAAAGTCAATACTTTCCTacattttataaacaaaattttttttaatgatgttaACTATTTGAGTGGCCTAAAGTTGCATATGCAAAGCACTTCTTTCAATTTCTGGCTGTTGGCCAATTTGTAAAGTGGGGTCCACAGTCCATGTTTAAATTTGGAAATTGCTAAAGATGTTATAAATTTTCCTACATAACCTTTACAAACTAATGTGCAGAAAGATGTAATTAGTTGATATCAACAACGTAATTAATTAATGTCAAAATGACTTTTTGTGATTAATGACACTTCAGTTTGTAAAGGTTACATAATATCCTTAGTATCACTCTTaaagattttataatttttaattttttttatgtctaGGATCGTCAAATAGACATTCCTTGGTTATGTCAAGCACTAGTTTTTATGGTTTTCTTGATTGGCTCATATTGCTGCATGTATTCTATTGTCCTGGCATCTCTTGTGACCCATTTATTATCTTGCATGTTGGTTCTTTCTTTGAATCATCTCACAATCCTGCCGGATAATTGTAAATTTCAAGTCTTAAAGGTTTCCTTTTCTCTTTGGCTCCCTGTAACATGTACAGGTTAGACCGTTGAGATGCTTTCAAAACCTGGAGGCCATGTTAAAAAAAGATCATTCCAAAGGACGCAGCCGAAGCCGTTCATCTCGTTCTACTGCTGAGAGCATATGAATAAGAGAGTTCTGCCCGCTTTAGCTAAAAATGTGAAGAAACTTTTTTCCAGTTTGGTGGCAAATGGTTGGGTTTTATTTAAGCTTAGCATCATTTTCTTATCTGTGTAATCCTGCTTATGGTAGTTGAATCTGAAGTTATCTCATGTATTGCTCAAGGATAATAAAGCTGTTCGTGTACATCATGTATGTAATTGCAGTcttctttgaattttgttgtgCAAATCCACGCAcgtgatgaaatttttttttttttttttggggcaaGTTAGAGGTTCTGCactgataaattttttattactttaatgGTTTAATTGTATATAGGTATTTTAAGGGGATGAAtatgggttttaatttttagttcaaatgtaatgaacaatatttttttttcctactaatGAAATTTAAGGATGGATTTTTAAGCTTTATTAATAGGTGGATTTGGAATGATTAAATGTAATATGTTATTTCGAATCTATATTGTCATAATAAGTGCTTTTATTTATGTTAGAAAATCTTCAAATCTCTTATCATCATGTTTTGCTAAATTTATGTTAGAAAGTAAATTCTTCAAATACTTTGATTTAGGTAGCTTACCCTCGCCCAAATCGTTCATCCTTtggggcttgggcttgggctggGAATTGGCTTTACCAACTCCAACCTATGTTTAAAATGGGCCAAGCTGTACTTGTTTAGTTTGTacagttgtaacttgtaagcaCTAAGCACAATACAAGTGGACACGGAAATATCTTTAAGTCTCTAGCTATTAAACAATTACTAGATAGTTTCCCAGCGTTGATACTTTGCAAAttaatttgaaacattttattaatgttttttttaagaccTATTAATAATGTtcattttgttgtataatatttatattttatcaaaattttgctaaattctttgaaactcaattttcttaattcatattttatatatataaaaaaattgtcatagaATTGGTTTCCAAATATTGAGTGAAATTGCTCTActaatctaaaattttgaggTTAGAACAGTCAATTTTTTCGACATTTGTAAGAGACTAacataatatattatt
The sequence above is drawn from the Castanea sativa cultivar Marrone di Chiusa Pesio chromosome 5, ASM4071231v1 genome and encodes:
- the LOC142636389 gene encoding serine/threonine-protein kinase 12, coding for METKAAVRFTLGKQSSMAPERHDSSAAAVEETDDVERPIDPEVRLMYSANEGDLDGIRELLDSGVNVNFKDSDGRTALHVAACNGLADVVSLLLDRGSELDPSDCWGSTPLADAIYYKKHDVIKLLEKRGAKPLMAPMHVRHAREVPEYEIDPKEIDFTDSVEITKGTFHLALWRGIQVAVKRLEEELISDDEKVKSFRDELALLQKIRHPNVVQFLGAVTQSSPMMIVTEYLPKGDLRAFLKKKGALKPTTAVRFALDIARGMNYLHENKPPIIHRDLEPSNILRDDSGHLKVADFGVSKLMTVKEDRPLTCQETSCRYIAPEVYTNEEYDTKVDVFSFALILQEMIEGCPPFSAKQENEVPKVYVAKERPPFNSPAKYYAHGLKELIEECWSEKPARRPTFRQVITRLDSIHNSLAHKRRWKVRPLRCFQNLEAMLKKDHSKGRSRSRSSRSTAESI